From one Culex quinquefasciatus strain JHB chromosome 3, VPISU_Cqui_1.0_pri_paternal, whole genome shotgun sequence genomic stretch:
- the LOC6034046 gene encoding LOW QUALITY PROTEIN: dolichol kinase (The sequence of the model RefSeq protein was modified relative to this genomic sequence to represent the inferred CDS: inserted 2 bases in 2 codons), which translates to MENKLAVKNCRDIGIITRPAGNGYYLSILPVLCHSVNVWGRDKLPVDLAYKRSTILCFGLFLQSLAIFLXLRGRTSARSATKLLYLTCNAGSTAFLFWVCLKDNVAIGLASATAGIVLYDLVYFRILRRMPQCFTLGEASIICQGFVVFLYNAFLKVPRLLLDGKAPPMVNQLALIMQIIVLGACVVITLCHFIKLLRKTFLFWLLAIAVMGSAXPALIVVVQFILHEPQRMQIVSLYLTMLLLTSIFVVWQIRKSSSTNTTTRKIFHLLIVLVYLPGLWYQCTILYVGSGFMLALLLLLETCRLVKLAPIYGTLDRAVACFIDEKDAGAVALTPIYLLVGCSMPLWIHPVPCDLTDSAGLDLLKLMAGVLSVGIGDTMASVCGFYLGRHRWPGSVKSVEGTLGCMLGQVATIYALFYFRYVQLNTLKAATAGVAIIINSLIEARTDQVDNLVIPFVTYIILGTA; encoded by the exons atggaaaataaattaGCTGTAAAGAATTGCAGAGATATTGGAATAATAACAAG GCCGGCCGGAAATGGATACTACCTATCGATCCTGCCGGTTCTATGCCACTCGGTGAACGTTTGGGGTCGCGACAAACTTCCCGTCGATCTGGCCTACAAGCGATCCACAATTCTTTGCTTTGGTCTGTTCCTACAATCGCTGGCAATATTCC TCCTACGTGGTCGAACCAGTGCTCGATCCGCGACCAAGCTGCTATACTTGACCTGCAACGCGGGCTCAACCGCTTTCCTCTTCTGGGTGTGCCTAAAGGACAATGTCGCCATCGGTCTGGCAAGCGCCACGGCGGGAATCGTGTTGTACGATTTAGTTTACTTTCGGATATTGCGACGAATGCCCCAATGCTTTACCCTTGGGGAGGCTTCCATTATTTGCCAAGGATTTGTCGTGTTTCTGTACAATGCGTTTCTCAAGGTTCCAAGGCTGCTTCTGGATGGGAAGGCACCGCCGATGGTGAATCAGCTTGCACTGATAATGCAG ATCATTGTGCTGGGAGCCTGCGTTGTCATCACGCTGTGTCATTTCATAAAATTGCTACGCAAAACATTTCTCTTTTGGTTACTGGCCATCGCGGTGATGGGTAGTG ACCCTGCCCTAATAGTTGTGGTGCAATTTATCCTGCACGAGCCGCAGCGGATGCAAATTGTTTCGCTCTACCTGACGATGCTCCTACTGACCAGCATTTTTGTCGTGTGGCAAATCCGGAAGAGTTCCAGCACGAATACGACGACGCGAAAGATTTTTCACCTGCTCATCGTGCTGGTTTACTTACCAGGACTTTGGTACCAGTGCACGATACTTTACGTGGGTTCCGGATTTATGCTGGCGTTGCTACTGCTGCTGGAG ACCTGTCGTCTCGTTAAACTCGCGCCAATATACGGAACCCTGGACAGGGCGGTAGCATGTTTTATAGACGAGAAAGACGCCGGAGCGGTGGCACTCACCCCGATCTACCTCCTTGTAGGTTGTTCCATGCCCCTGTGGATCCATCCGGTGCCGTGTGACCTTACCGATTCCGCGGGGCTCGATCTGCTCAAACTAATGGCAGGTGTGTTGTCCGTTGGAATCGGTGACACGATGGCCAGTGTTTGCGGGTTCTACCTCGGACGGCATCGATGGCCCGGCTCGGTTAAATCGGTGGAAGGAACGCTGGGCTGCATGCTTGGCCAGGTGGCCACGATTTACGCGCTGTTTTATTTTCGATATGTTCAGTTGAATACGCTGAAGGCAGCGACTGCCGGAGTTGCGATTATCATTAACAGTTTGATTGAGGCTAGAACCGATCAGGTGGACAATTTGGTTATACCCTTTGTTACGTATATTATCCTGGGAACGGCATAG